From the Candidatus Methylomirabilota bacterium genome, one window contains:
- a CDS encoding type II toxin-antitoxin system RelE/ParE family toxin: protein MNRQSKGSWNRTPGECCDLGAGGQPLFHRRKKKASRSLQEAIDAAVRMILTDPLIGTPKVGALKGVRVFKLIHEGLEYLVAYRSAVRERQIRFLAVGPHENFYRDLQRRATVR, encoded by the coding sequence ATGAACAGGCAAAGCAAGGGCTCCTGGAACCGTACCCCTGGGGAGTGCTGTGACCTGGGTGCCGGTGGTCAGCCCCTCTTCCACCGGCGGAAGAAAAAAGCCTCAAGGTCCTTGCAAGAGGCTATCGATGCCGCAGTCCGGATGATCCTCACTGATCCCCTGATCGGCACGCCGAAGGTCGGTGCGTTAAAAGGAGTGCGAGTTTTCAAGTTAATACACGAAGGGTTGGAATACCTGGTGGCCTATCGATCGGCGGTGCGAGAACGGCAGATCCGATTTCTGGCCGTTGGTCCTCATGAGAATTTCTACCGTGACCTCCAACGTAGGGCCACAGTGAGATGA